A window of the Pseudomonas fluorescens genome harbors these coding sequences:
- a CDS encoding c-type cytochrome — protein MKQLLTRLTLAVGLAVPVLAAHADDQVKRGEYLARAADCMACHTAPGGAPFAGGLPIVSPFGTIYGTNITPSKEHGIGLYTDEEFFAALTEGKRRDGANLYPAMPYTSYHLMPRADSDAIHAYLKTIEPIERAAPVTSLSFPFNVRPGLIGWNMMYGKDLKLEPAEGKSDAWKRGQYMVEVLGHCGECHTPRGLPGAMQLDKRLTGGILNGYLAPSLLATDLAARGWNHQDLSTFLKHGMSAQGTMFNEMFPVFHNSTQGLNDPDLAAMATFLLGDKPPAAKELAEVPVEKLSASAQRGRQEYLNVCAGCHAAGGEGKPHIAVAMRGNTTLRLEDPRNLLRVIEDGIGEQKFAGFEHMQPMPGFADKLSAEQLTDLLNYLRQGWGGQSAELAVGDVQKLQADAPSIEHKAH, from the coding sequence ATGAAGCAATTACTGACCCGCCTGACCCTGGCGGTCGGGCTGGCTGTGCCTGTGTTGGCGGCGCACGCGGATGATCAGGTCAAGCGCGGCGAATACCTCGCCCGTGCCGCCGACTGCATGGCGTGCCACACGGCGCCCGGCGGCGCACCGTTTGCCGGTGGCCTGCCGATCGTGTCTCCGTTTGGCACTATCTACGGCACCAACATCACTCCAAGCAAGGAGCACGGCATCGGTCTCTACACCGATGAAGAGTTCTTCGCCGCGCTCACCGAAGGCAAGCGTCGTGACGGCGCCAACCTGTATCCGGCGATGCCCTACACCTCGTATCACTTGATGCCGCGTGCGGATTCGGATGCGATTCACGCGTATCTGAAAACCATCGAGCCAATCGAGCGTGCAGCGCCGGTGACGAGTCTCAGCTTCCCGTTCAACGTGCGTCCGGGCTTGATCGGCTGGAACATGATGTACGGCAAAGACTTGAAGCTTGAGCCGGCCGAAGGCAAAAGCGACGCCTGGAAGCGCGGCCAGTACATGGTCGAAGTGCTCGGCCATTGCGGCGAATGCCATACGCCACGCGGCCTGCCGGGCGCGATGCAGTTGGACAAACGCCTGACCGGCGGCATCCTCAACGGCTATCTGGCACCGAGCCTGCTCGCCACTGATCTGGCAGCGCGCGGCTGGAATCATCAGGACCTGAGCACGTTCCTCAAGCACGGCATGAGCGCCCAGGGCACGATGTTCAACGAGATGTTCCCGGTGTTTCACAACAGTACTCAAGGCCTGAATGATCCGGATCTGGCGGCGATGGCGACTTTCCTGCTGGGCGACAAGCCTCCGGCGGCGAAAGAGTTGGCGGAAGTGCCGGTGGAAAAACTCAGTGCCAGCGCTCAACGCGGCCGTCAGGAATACCTGAACGTCTGCGCCGGCTGTCACGCGGCGGGTGGCGAGGGCAAGCCGCACATCGCAGTGGCCATGCGCGGCAACACCACGCTGCGTCTGGAAGACCCGCGCAACCTGTTGCGAGTAATCGAGGATGGTATCGGCGAGCAAAAATTCGCCGGGTTCGAACACATGCAGCCGATGCCGGGTTTTGCTGACAAGCTCAGTGCTGAACAGCTGACCGATCTGCTGAACTACCTGCGTCAGGGCTGGGGTGGTCAGTCGGCCGAGTTGGCGGTCGGTGACGTGCAGAAGCTTCAGGCTGACGCCCCGTCCATCGAGCACAAGGCGCACTGA
- a CDS encoding XdhC family protein, whose product MQHLDLQVVRRALEWSTEGQRIWLCTVLTTYGSAPRAPGSLLAVNDGGQWIGSLSGGCVEEDFLERVAEGAFLDAINVVRYGEGDDPRSRVSLPCGGILDVLVEKFDADCDVQAHLRELESALLGQRRLIREVDLATGARSLFADREQGARIEREIDRVRIRIGAAQRLLLAGYSSVAQACAEFAVGLGFEVILCDPRDEVLEGVVLNGVEIRRQLPSVFIADGGCHRDTAVVALTHDPRIDDLAMMEAVRTEAFYIGVMGSQQTSQKRFERLRRIGGLGEGELARIHAPIGLNLGSKTPAEIALAVLADILRIRSGIARDQL is encoded by the coding sequence ATGCAGCATCTCGATCTGCAGGTTGTGCGTCGGGCGCTGGAGTGGTCGACGGAGGGGCAGCGCATCTGGCTCTGCACCGTCCTGACCACCTACGGCTCGGCGCCTCGCGCGCCAGGTTCGCTGCTGGCGGTGAACGACGGCGGGCAGTGGATCGGGTCGCTATCCGGTGGTTGCGTCGAAGAAGACTTTCTCGAGCGCGTCGCCGAAGGTGCGTTTCTCGATGCGATCAATGTCGTGCGTTATGGCGAAGGTGACGATCCGCGTTCGCGGGTCAGTCTGCCGTGCGGCGGCATTCTCGATGTGCTGGTAGAGAAATTTGACGCCGACTGCGATGTGCAGGCGCACCTGCGTGAACTCGAATCGGCGTTGCTGGGGCAGCGCCGGTTGATTCGCGAGGTCGATCTGGCCACGGGCGCGCGCAGCCTGTTTGCCGATCGCGAGCAAGGGGCGCGGATCGAGCGTGAAATCGACCGGGTGCGGATTCGCATCGGGGCTGCCCAGCGTTTGCTGCTGGCGGGGTATTCCAGCGTGGCGCAGGCCTGTGCGGAATTCGCGGTCGGTCTCGGCTTCGAAGTGATTCTCTGCGACCCGCGCGATGAGGTGCTGGAAGGCGTGGTGCTCAATGGCGTGGAGATCCGGCGGCAATTGCCGTCGGTGTTCATTGCCGATGGCGGGTGTCATCGTGATACGGCGGTGGTGGCGTTGACCCACGATCCGCGCATCGACGATCTCGCAATGATGGAGGCCGTGCGTACCGAGGCTTTCTACATTGGTGTGATGGGCTCGCAGCAGACGTCGCAAAAGCGCTTCGAGCGCTTGCGCCGGATTGGCGGTCTGGGGGAGGGCGAGTTGGCGCGGATTCATGCGCCGATCGGCCTTAACCTGGGCAGCAAGACGCCGGCAGAAATTGCTTTGGCAGTGCTCGCGGATATCCTGCGGATTCGCAGCGGGATTGCACGGGATCAGCTGTAA
- a CDS encoding NAD(P)/FAD-dependent oxidoreductase → MANTPYPESYYAASANAVPPRPALQDDVETDVCVIGAGYTGLSSALFLLENGFRVTVLEAAKVGFGASGRNGGQIVNSYSRDIDVIERSVGPKQAQLLGQMAFEGGRIIRERVSKYNIQCDLKDGGVFAALTAKQMGHLESQKRLWERFGHTQLELLDQRRIREVVACDQYVGGMLDMSGGHIHPLNLALGEAAAVESLGGTIYEQSPAVRIERGANPVVHTPQGKVRAKFIIVAGNAYLGNLVPELAAKSMPCGTQVITTEPLGDELAKSLLPQDYCVEDCNYLLDYYRLTGDKRLIFGGGVVYGARDPANIEAIIRPKMLKAFPQLKDVKIDYAWTGNFLLTLSRLPQVGRLGDNIYYSQGCSGHGVTYTHLAGKVLAEALRGQAERFDAFADLPHYPFPGGQLLRTPFAALGAWYYGLRDKLGF, encoded by the coding sequence ATGGCGAACACCCCTTACCCAGAGTCTTATTACGCTGCGTCGGCCAACGCCGTACCACCACGCCCTGCCCTGCAGGATGACGTGGAGACGGACGTCTGTGTGATCGGTGCTGGTTATACGGGGCTTTCCTCGGCCCTGTTCCTGCTGGAGAACGGTTTTCGCGTGACCGTGCTGGAGGCCGCCAAAGTTGGCTTCGGCGCTTCGGGGCGCAATGGCGGGCAGATCGTCAACAGCTACAGCCGTGACATCGACGTGATCGAGCGCAGCGTTGGCCCGAAACAGGCGCAACTGCTCGGGCAGATGGCGTTCGAGGGCGGCCGGATCATTCGTGAGCGCGTCAGCAAATACAACATTCAGTGCGACCTTAAGGACGGTGGTGTATTCGCCGCCCTCACCGCCAAGCAAATGGGCCATCTGGAATCGCAGAAACGTTTGTGGGAACGCTTCGGCCATACCCAACTGGAACTGCTCGATCAGCGCCGCATCCGTGAAGTGGTGGCTTGCGATCAATACGTCGGTGGCATGCTCGACATGAGCGGCGGCCATATCCATCCTCTTAACCTGGCACTGGGCGAAGCTGCCGCCGTGGAATCCCTGGGCGGCACTATCTATGAACAGTCACCGGCCGTGCGCATTGAACGCGGCGCCAATCCGGTCGTGCACACACCGCAGGGCAAGGTCCGAGCCAAATTCATCATCGTTGCCGGCAACGCCTACCTCGGCAATCTGGTGCCAGAACTGGCGGCCAAATCGATGCCATGCGGCACTCAGGTCATCACCACCGAGCCACTGGGCGATGAGCTGGCGAAATCCCTGCTGCCGCAGGACTACTGCGTCGAAGACTGCAATTACCTGCTCGACTACTATCGCCTCACCGGCGACAAGCGTCTGATCTTCGGCGGCGGCGTGGTATATGGCGCACGCGATCCGGCGAACATCGAAGCGATCATCCGGCCGAAAATGCTCAAGGCCTTCCCGCAACTCAAGGACGTGAAGATCGACTACGCCTGGACCGGCAATTTCCTGCTGACCCTGTCGCGCCTGCCTCAGGTCGGACGCCTGGGCGACAACATCTATTACTCCCAGGGTTGCAGTGGCCATGGCGTGACCTACACGCACCTGGCCGGCAAGGTATTGGCCGAGGCACTGCGCGGACAAGCCGAGCGCTTCGATGCGTTTGCCGACCTGCCGCACTACCCGTTCCCCGGCGGGCAACTGCTGCGCACACCGTTTGCCGCGCTGGGCGCGTGGTACTACGGACTGCGCGACAAGCTCGGTTTCTGA
- a CDS encoding GNAT family N-acetyltransferase, with amino-acid sequence MSRQFRRAGPGDIESLLKIDPVVEKDSCRRECIVRAVRAGECWVVCEMSAPLGYGCLDRSFFGEWFIPLVVVSGANRRSGVGRQIVSGLEQHACAEKIFTSTNRSNSPMRELLISLGYQRSGTVENLDPGDPELIFVKFLSQARIDCEGFCSIRRRASRSPF; translated from the coding sequence ATGAGTCGCCAATTCAGGCGTGCCGGTCCAGGCGATATTGAAAGCCTGTTGAAGATTGACCCAGTCGTTGAAAAAGATAGCTGCCGTCGCGAGTGCATCGTGAGGGCCGTTAGGGCGGGGGAGTGCTGGGTTGTCTGCGAGATGAGCGCTCCCCTCGGCTACGGATGTCTGGATCGAAGCTTTTTCGGTGAATGGTTCATACCTCTCGTGGTCGTCTCCGGTGCGAACAGGCGCTCCGGCGTGGGGCGACAAATCGTGAGCGGTCTCGAGCAACATGCTTGTGCAGAAAAGATCTTCACGTCGACCAATAGGTCCAACTCGCCGATGCGAGAGCTGCTGATCAGTCTCGGGTATCAGCGCAGCGGAACGGTGGAGAACCTTGATCCGGGGGATCCTGAACTTATTTTTGTAAAATTCTTGAGTCAGGCGCGTATTGACTGCGAGGGATTTTGCTCCATTCGTCGCCGAGCTTCGCGATCGCCCTTTTAA
- a CDS encoding DUF2214 family protein has translation MLVHWFLAAIHLLAFALGFWAVLTRGTAFSRLASGSGEVGRVLLADNLWGLSALVLLITGGMRAFGGYEKGTNYYLHQPLFHLKMTLFVLILLLELVPMITLIKWRVAKARGAAPDTGRAKVFARISHAEALLLILMVVAATGMARGVTFG, from the coding sequence ATGCTGGTTCACTGGTTTCTTGCAGCGATTCATTTGCTGGCGTTTGCCTTGGGTTTCTGGGCGGTGTTGACGCGTGGGACGGCTTTCAGTCGGCTGGCGTCCGGTTCGGGTGAGGTGGGGCGCGTATTACTTGCCGACAATCTATGGGGGCTTTCGGCGCTGGTGTTGCTCATCACCGGTGGCATGCGGGCTTTTGGCGGTTATGAAAAGGGAACCAACTACTACCTGCACCAGCCGCTGTTCCATCTGAAGATGACGTTGTTTGTGCTGATTCTGCTTCTGGAGCTTGTGCCAATGATCACCCTGATCAAGTGGCGTGTGGCCAAGGCGCGCGGCGCTGCCCCTGACACTGGGCGTGCAAAGGTATTCGCGCGGATCAGTCATGCCGAAGCGCTGCTGTTGATATTGATGGTCGTGGCGGCTACCGGGATGGCGCGTGGCGTTACATTCGGCTAA
- the csrA gene encoding carbon storage regulator CsrA: MLILTRKVGESINIGDDITITILGVSGQQVRIGINAPKNVAVHREEIYQRIQAGLTAPDKPQTP, encoded by the coding sequence ATGCTGATACTCACCCGCAAAGTCGGTGAAAGCATAAACATTGGTGATGACATCACGATCACCATTCTCGGCGTCAGCGGCCAGCAAGTTCGAATCGGCATCAATGCTCCGAAGAACGTTGCAGTGCATCGGGAAGAGATCTACCAGCGCATCCAGGCTGGCCTGACCGCACCGGACAAGCCACAAACGCCCTGA
- a CDS encoding SPOR domain-containing protein: MRKLVWIVAALALAGCGEGKSVDAQKPKPAVVTAPAAVGPQWDLEVRGETPQAVSDLSGWLIEHGFVASVIKDASGKTRILLGPFNSKADAEARQADVNAALIKAKKQNIETLVLERTAAQ, translated from the coding sequence GTGCGCAAATTGGTCTGGATAGTCGCGGCACTGGCATTGGCAGGATGTGGCGAAGGCAAGAGTGTGGATGCGCAAAAGCCGAAACCGGCGGTGGTAACAGCGCCTGCTGCGGTGGGCCCGCAGTGGGATCTGGAAGTGCGCGGTGAAACACCTCAAGCCGTCAGCGACCTCAGCGGCTGGCTGATCGAGCATGGCTTTGTGGCCAGTGTCATCAAGGACGCCAGCGGCAAGACCCGGATTCTCCTCGGCCCTTTCAATTCGAAGGCTGACGCCGAGGCGCGTCAGGCGGATGTAAATGCAGCGCTGATCAAGGCGAAGAAGCAGAACATCGAGACGCTGGTGCTTGAGCGCACGGCCGCGCAATAA